One part of the Chryseobacterium mulctrae genome encodes these proteins:
- a CDS encoding DUF6341 family protein, producing MTSFFLFLSDAFKWAFGFYDIFGNVLNWILFAVCCVLFTYWCYVLVVTLGGDKDKEYYSPTEGKNPYYDPAIYKKEG from the coding sequence ATGACGTCTTTCTTTCTATTCTTAAGTGATGCATTCAAATGGGCATTTGGTTTCTACGATATTTTCGGAAACGTTTTAAACTGGATTTTGTTCGCAGTATGTTGCGTACTATTCACGTATTGGTGCTACGTTTTGGTGGTAACTCTTGGTGGAGACAAAGACAAAGAATATTATTCTCCTACAGAAGGTAAGAATCCTTACTACGATCCTGCGATCTATAAAAAAGAAGGTTAA
- a CDS encoding universal stress protein, translating into MINIILPVDFGEKTDQLVDGAVKFAKEVNGKICLIHVAPTDIGFAIGDMGYQYFPEVEENEIREELVLLNKINQRILAQDVDCEHILKQGIAKDIILEYSDLKNASYIVMGSHGRSGIYDVFVGSLTKGLTKSSKIPVLVLPIHE; encoded by the coding sequence ATGATTAATATTATTTTACCTGTAGATTTTGGAGAGAAAACAGATCAGCTTGTTGATGGCGCCGTAAAATTTGCCAAAGAAGTAAACGGAAAGATTTGCCTTATTCATGTTGCGCCAACAGATATTGGTTTTGCAATCGGAGATATGGGATACCAATATTTTCCGGAAGTGGAAGAAAATGAAATCAGAGAAGAATTGGTTCTTTTAAATAAAATTAACCAAAGAATTCTCGCTCAGGATGTAGATTGCGAACATATTCTGAAACAAGGTATCGCAAAAGATATTATTCTGGAATATTCTGATCTTAAAAATGCGAGTTACATTGTAATGGGTTCTCACGGAAGAAGCGGCATTTACGATGTGTTTGTAGGAAGTTTAACCAAAGGATTGACGAAAAGCTCGAAAATTCCAGTACTGGTTCTTCCAATTCATGAATAG